A window of Cohnella herbarum contains these coding sequences:
- a CDS encoding carbohydrate ABC transporter permease: protein MEKKSLTFKVFVYSFLSLFAIVNVFPLFWMVVDSFKTEQEYAANPFSFPKILQFSNYSKAWEVANMSTYFVNSIIITFVSLIVTVLLGALAAYFLARFQFKLRGFTYALFLLGMLVPIHATLIPIFMIMKEINLLDTHLSLILPYTAFHLSLTVFILEGFMRGFPKDLEESGVMDGAGVFRIFWSIILPITRPALATVIILNFIYNWNEYLFALVLLSSSALKTLPLGLSNFVGVETASLTLQMAAITIALIPILIFYLLLQKQLVNGMTAGSVKG, encoded by the coding sequence GTGGAAAAAAAGTCTTTGACGTTCAAAGTATTCGTATATTCGTTTCTGAGTTTGTTCGCGATCGTTAACGTATTCCCGCTATTCTGGATGGTTGTCGATTCCTTCAAGACGGAGCAGGAGTACGCCGCTAACCCGTTCTCGTTCCCTAAAATACTGCAATTCTCGAACTACTCCAAAGCTTGGGAAGTCGCGAATATGAGCACTTATTTCGTAAATAGTATTATCATTACTTTCGTATCTTTGATCGTTACGGTATTATTGGGAGCGCTGGCGGCGTATTTCTTGGCACGATTTCAGTTTAAGCTTCGCGGATTTACGTATGCGTTGTTCTTGTTGGGTATGCTAGTACCGATTCATGCGACGCTTATTCCGATCTTCATGATCATGAAAGAAATCAATTTGCTAGATACTCACCTATCGCTCATTTTACCTTATACGGCGTTCCATCTTTCCTTGACCGTTTTTATTTTGGAAGGGTTCATGAGAGGATTTCCGAAAGACTTGGAAGAATCCGGGGTCATGGACGGCGCAGGCGTATTCCGGATCTTCTGGTCGATTATTCTACCGATTACGAGACCGGCTCTCGCGACGGTTATCATCTTGAACTTCATCTACAATTGGAACGAATACTTGTTCGCGCTAGTACTGCTTAGCTCATCCGCGCTGAAGACGTTGCCGCTTGGATTGTCCAATTTCGTCGGCGTCGAGACGGCAAGCCTTACGTTGCAGATGGCGGCAATAACGATTGCGCTTATTCCGATTCTTATTTTCTACTTGCTGTTACAGAAGCAATTGGTGAACGGAATGACTGCAGGCTCCGTTAAGGGTTGA
- a CDS encoding cache domain-containing sensor histidine kinase produces MRVTPWKNRNFGLQKKAFFIFLLFIILPTLGVGVLVQLRFNQVLLDQFITSTKRNLDSVTRRLEEQTSLVENIADYMILNPDMQELLRIDPPLSAERAVHHKRNIENFLTFQLMNKNYIKSISITGFNGNTVEMGEPIIGQEDQWFRKAETRRGGIVWSEGYPSYSGWTGDVRLVSMFRILNSYNQITLPLGRLVIRLDESNVIQLLESGIAKESGYLYVIGENGENILQSRSTGDLNYRPDEKLLGLFNDNNKDFVTSSVNGQKMLTFYHPMENTNWKIFAMIPEKIVNDQFRSVKLIMNLILAAILLFGWLGLIGFQYTIIRPILRLKIETNRVKLGDFNAHVPIKSNDEISELNRKFNEMVLTIKELIEHKFKLELRERESELKLLQNQMDPHFLYNTLDMIRWTARLEKAKQSSHLIEMFSKFFRLGLSNGNYESTILQELEFVHAYLFLQQKRLGAAKFRYSLFTESTISQAVTLKATIQPLVENFLKHGYDRKKPLNVITVKCYVVNDTIWIDVQDNGKGFRQDTVHTIRNLNPHAEEDEGRSGAMRNIHERLSIHFGESYGLEVVEHSGVGGWIRLKIPYKEFNGGDDLE; encoded by the coding sequence ATGCGGGTTACTCCTTGGAAAAACAGAAATTTCGGTCTGCAGAAGAAAGCGTTCTTCATCTTTTTGCTTTTCATCATCTTACCTACGTTAGGCGTCGGAGTTCTCGTTCAGCTTCGATTTAATCAAGTGTTGCTCGATCAATTCATAACAAGCACGAAGCGGAACTTGGATTCCGTGACAAGACGGCTGGAAGAACAGACTAGCCTGGTCGAGAATATCGCCGACTATATGATCCTTAATCCGGACATGCAGGAGTTACTGCGGATCGATCCTCCGTTAAGCGCGGAGAGAGCGGTTCATCACAAACGCAATATCGAGAATTTCCTTACTTTTCAATTAATGAACAAAAATTATATCAAGTCGATCTCCATTACCGGGTTTAACGGCAATACCGTCGAGATGGGCGAGCCGATCATCGGACAAGAAGATCAATGGTTTCGCAAGGCGGAAACCCGCAGGGGCGGAATCGTATGGAGCGAGGGATACCCTAGTTATAGCGGCTGGACCGGGGATGTCAGGCTCGTCTCCATGTTCAGAATACTAAATTCCTACAATCAAATTACGCTTCCGCTCGGCCGTCTAGTCATTCGACTCGACGAATCCAATGTCATTCAGTTGCTGGAAAGCGGGATAGCGAAGGAATCCGGTTATTTGTACGTGATTGGAGAGAACGGAGAAAATATCCTCCAATCCCGTTCAACCGGCGATTTGAATTATAGGCCGGACGAGAAGCTTCTCGGATTATTTAATGACAATAACAAAGATTTCGTAACTTCCTCCGTTAACGGACAGAAGATGCTAACCTTCTACCATCCGATGGAGAATACGAATTGGAAAATTTTCGCGATGATCCCGGAGAAGATCGTTAACGATCAATTCCGCAGCGTTAAGCTCATTATGAACTTGATTTTGGCGGCGATACTTCTCTTCGGATGGCTTGGTTTGATCGGCTTCCAATATACGATCATCCGTCCCATTCTTCGTCTTAAGATCGAGACGAATCGCGTCAAGCTCGGCGACTTCAACGCTCATGTGCCGATCAAATCCAATGACGAAATTTCCGAGCTTAACCGGAAGTTCAATGAAATGGTGCTCACGATTAAAGAACTGATCGAACACAAATTCAAGCTCGAGCTTAGGGAACGCGAATCCGAGCTTAAGCTTCTGCAGAACCAGATGGATCCACACTTCCTATACAATACATTAGATATGATCCGCTGGACGGCGCGGTTAGAGAAAGCGAAGCAATCGAGTCATCTCATCGAGATGTTTTCCAAATTCTTCAGGTTAGGTCTCAGTAACGGTAATTACGAATCGACGATTCTGCAGGAATTGGAGTTCGTTCATGCTTATTTGTTCTTACAGCAAAAGCGATTAGGGGCTGCCAAGTTCCGATATTCGCTCTTCACCGAATCTACGATCTCGCAAGCGGTCACGCTTAAAGCGACGATACAGCCTTTGGTCGAGAACTTCCTTAAACACGGGTATGACAGAAAAAAACCGTTAAACGTCATCACGGTGAAATGTTATGTCGTTAACGATACGATATGGATCGACGTTCAAGATAACGGCAAAGGCTTCCGTCAGGATACGGTTCATACGATTCGCAACTTGAATCCGCATGCGGAAGAGGACGAAGGCAGATCTGGAGCAATGAGAAATATCCATGAACGGTTATCGATACATTTCGGCGAAAGCTACGGCCTCGAGGTCGTAGAGCATTCGGGAGTCGGAGGATGGATTCGATTAAAGATTCCCTACAAGGAATTCAATGGAGGCGATGATCTTGAGTAA
- a CDS encoding response regulator transcription factor — translation MSNTRSADADKIKMLIVDDEPIICEGLRYTIDWDSLGIHVVGEAYDGEEALRKVESEEVDLLLTDIRMDGMDGLKLTEQLNEKFPGVHVIVISGYENFEYARQALRMNVDDYLLKPVEIDELIGTVSRVLERIRDEKGSSSEKEDELWLSNCIHNSLSYVKESPPAFLAGKPYRILTTQIAEFNDWQAELSALQYENIQQQWINHVQSCLKSFAIRSISVFDHPNLLYTLAVSNEELSAAKWNQALEEMLRSWQGEHSLYCGVSEISEHSETTGLACKEAEEILRYHVLEDVALLLPEYRDPMDSSRVLPNYNHAKSVQLLVPLLFKQDLSELKSLNEIMFTYYRENRFLLNEIIAGCDELFTLLRQRLRQSGIMDVEHGRWDPPDLNSYNSYELVEAVVMAEMEQLFRLIDKNGVDRSYWIIEKVKKYLADQYRNDLKAFEVAAWLKITPSYFSYIFKQGTGKSFSEYMNELRIEHAKQLLTTTQDKVFEIAEQVGYKEYKYFVTVFKTYTGMTPKDYRMLKANH, via the coding sequence TTGAGTAATACGCGCTCCGCGGACGCCGATAAGATCAAGATGCTTATCGTTGACGACGAGCCGATCATTTGCGAAGGACTAAGATATACGATCGACTGGGACAGCTTGGGAATCCACGTCGTCGGAGAAGCTTATGATGGCGAAGAAGCGTTGCGGAAGGTCGAAAGCGAAGAGGTCGACCTGCTGTTAACCGACATCCGGATGGATGGAATGGACGGACTAAAGCTGACGGAGCAATTAAACGAGAAGTTCCCCGGCGTACATGTCATCGTCATAAGCGGATACGAAAATTTCGAATACGCGCGACAAGCGTTACGCATGAACGTCGACGATTACTTGCTCAAGCCGGTAGAAATCGATGAACTCATCGGTACGGTCAGCCGAGTCTTGGAACGTATTCGCGACGAGAAGGGTTCGAGTTCGGAGAAAGAGGACGAGCTGTGGCTATCCAATTGCATTCACAACTCGTTATCTTACGTCAAGGAATCTCCGCCCGCCTTTTTAGCGGGGAAACCGTATCGAATCTTAACGACGCAAATCGCGGAATTCAATGACTGGCAAGCCGAATTGTCCGCCTTGCAATACGAGAACATTCAGCAGCAATGGATCAACCATGTGCAGAGCTGCCTGAAGAGCTTTGCCATCCGAAGCATATCCGTATTCGACCATCCGAATCTTCTGTATACGTTGGCGGTATCGAACGAAGAACTCAGCGCGGCCAAATGGAATCAAGCGCTCGAAGAAATGCTCCGGTCATGGCAGGGAGAACATTCTCTCTACTGCGGGGTGTCCGAAATTAGCGAACATTCGGAAACGACCGGACTAGCTTGTAAAGAAGCGGAGGAAATCCTCCGTTATCATGTACTCGAAGACGTAGCTCTGTTGTTGCCGGAATACCGCGATCCGATGGACAGCAGTCGCGTTCTGCCTAACTATAATCATGCCAAGAGTGTTCAACTGCTCGTTCCGTTGTTATTCAAACAAGATTTAAGCGAATTGAAGTCGCTTAACGAGATCATGTTTACGTACTACCGCGAAAATCGCTTTCTACTAAACGAAATCATTGCCGGATGCGATGAGCTCTTCACCCTATTGCGCCAGAGATTGCGCCAAAGCGGAATAATGGATGTGGAGCACGGGCGCTGGGATCCTCCCGATCTCAATTCGTACAACTCCTATGAACTCGTTGAAGCGGTCGTTATGGCCGAGATGGAACAACTGTTTCGGCTCATCGACAAGAACGGCGTCGATAGGTCCTATTGGATCATCGAGAAAGTAAAGAAATATTTGGCCGACCAGTACCGCAACGACTTGAAAGCGTTCGAAGTCGCCGCATGGCTGAAAATCACCCCTAGTTATTTCAGCTATATTTTCAAACAAGGCACGGGAAAGAGCTTCTCGGAATATATGAACGAGCTTCGGATCGAGCATGCCAAGCAATTGCTGACGACTACCCAAGACAAGGTGTTCGAGATCGCCGAACAGGTCGGCTATAAGGAATACAAGTACTTCGTTACGGTATTCAAGACCTATACGGGAATGACGCCCAAAGACTATAGGATGTTAAAAGCGAACCACTAA
- a CDS encoding glycoside hydrolase family 3 N-terminal domain-containing protein → MLPKYKISTYSTEERIADLLPRMTLKEKVGQLNQQMYGWNAYRRNADGIELTEQFKDQVKFGDGMGALYGLFRADPWSEVHFENGIPTPDNAKIANRVQRYVMENTRLGIPVLLSEESPHGHQALDGTLLPVNLGIGSTWNPDLIAQAYAHVAAEIRARGAHLGLVSTLDILHDPRWGRTEECYGEDPYLASRMTSAVVIGMQGTDSEQLKSPDKVAVILKHLCAQGTGLGGRNAGPASIGERELREIHLPAAKAGIEAGAAGCMAAYNEIDGIPCHVNEKLLTGILREEWGFEGIVMADGCALDRLLALTGNYEAAAALALTSGVDLSLWDTAFTTLEQAVKQGEVEETYIDRAVERVLRLKFRLGLFDQPYTDERLAESVVGNPDFRRINLQVARESIVLLKNENHLLPLNGSHKRIAVIGPNADRIYNQLGDYTSVQRKDAGSTILQGIKNNAPSDAIIEYRLGCGIRDKSDSGIQDKAESDIAEAVAAANHADVAILVLGGSSARQFGGEFDSNGEAIVSENDRSEMDCGEGVDLADLRLGGWQVRLVREVKATGTPVIVVLIQGRPHALTDIVDSCDALLCAWYPGQEGGQAIGEILFGKVAPSGKLPVSLPRSSGQLPVYYNQKNPGRPRPYVDMPSEALFPFGYGLGYTSYEYGDIRVNKPSMTVKELQEGEAFELSVEVTNTGDRAGAETVQLYIQSRKSGITRRLLELKAFEKVVIEAGAVRTVTFRLDQEQLSIWNRDMKFMLEPCELTAYVGTDSTSKSGIDIHVTK, encoded by the coding sequence GTGTTACCTAAATACAAGATCAGCACGTATTCCACGGAGGAACGGATCGCCGACCTCCTTCCCAGGATGACGTTGAAGGAGAAGGTCGGACAGCTCAACCAGCAAATGTACGGATGGAATGCTTACCGACGGAATGCAGACGGGATCGAATTAACGGAACAATTCAAGGACCAAGTGAAATTCGGAGACGGTATGGGGGCGCTCTACGGTTTATTCCGCGCCGATCCGTGGTCCGAGGTTCATTTCGAGAACGGAATTCCGACTCCCGACAATGCCAAAATCGCCAATCGGGTGCAACGATACGTCATGGAAAATACGCGTCTGGGCATTCCCGTTCTGCTGTCGGAAGAAAGCCCGCATGGCCATCAAGCGCTTGACGGAACTCTGCTGCCCGTGAATCTGGGAATCGGTTCTACGTGGAATCCGGATTTGATCGCGCAAGCCTATGCGCATGTCGCCGCGGAGATTCGCGCGCGCGGCGCCCATCTCGGTTTGGTGTCGACGTTGGATATTTTGCATGATCCGCGATGGGGGCGAACGGAAGAATGTTATGGGGAAGACCCCTATCTGGCGTCGCGAATGACCTCGGCTGTCGTAATAGGCATGCAAGGGACGGATAGCGAGCAATTGAAGTCCCCCGATAAAGTAGCGGTGATTCTTAAGCATCTATGCGCGCAAGGGACTGGCCTCGGAGGTCGCAACGCCGGTCCGGCTTCGATCGGAGAGCGGGAGCTGAGGGAAATTCATTTGCCGGCAGCGAAGGCGGGAATCGAAGCCGGTGCTGCCGGATGCATGGCCGCTTACAATGAAATCGACGGCATACCATGCCATGTGAACGAGAAGCTGCTTACCGGTATCCTCCGCGAAGAGTGGGGATTCGAAGGTATCGTGATGGCGGACGGTTGCGCGCTGGATAGATTGCTTGCGCTAACCGGCAATTACGAAGCCGCGGCGGCTCTGGCGCTGACGTCCGGGGTTGATCTGAGCTTGTGGGATACCGCCTTCACGACGTTGGAGCAAGCCGTGAAGCAGGGCGAAGTTGAAGAAACGTACATTGATCGCGCGGTCGAGCGGGTGTTGCGTTTGAAGTTCAGACTCGGGCTGTTCGATCAGCCCTATACGGATGAGCGACTGGCTGAATCGGTAGTAGGCAATCCCGATTTTCGCAGAATTAATCTTCAGGTCGCTCGCGAGTCTATCGTGTTGCTGAAGAACGAAAATCATCTATTACCGCTCAACGGTTCGCACAAAAGAATAGCAGTAATTGGCCCTAACGCGGATCGTATCTATAATCAACTCGGGGACTATACGAGCGTTCAACGCAAAGACGCCGGATCTACCATATTGCAAGGGATTAAGAATAACGCTCCTTCAGATGCCATTATCGAGTATAGACTTGGGTGCGGAATACGGGATAAGTCGGACAGCGGAATACAAGATAAAGCGGAAAGCGATATAGCGGAAGCCGTTGCAGCCGCTAACCATGCGGATGTCGCGATACTGGTACTCGGAGGCAGCAGTGCTCGTCAATTCGGCGGCGAGTTCGATAGTAACGGGGAAGCTATCGTTTCGGAGAACGATCGTTCCGAGATGGATTGCGGCGAAGGCGTAGACTTGGCCGATCTCCGGCTAGGAGGTTGGCAAGTAAGATTGGTCCGTGAAGTGAAGGCAACCGGAACGCCCGTCATCGTCGTGCTGATCCAAGGACGACCTCACGCGCTGACCGATATCGTCGATTCTTGTGATGCTCTGCTGTGCGCTTGGTATCCGGGGCAGGAAGGCGGACAGGCAATCGGGGAAATATTATTCGGCAAGGTCGCTCCGAGCGGGAAGCTTCCCGTATCGCTCCCGCGTTCTTCGGGGCAGTTGCCCGTCTACTATAATCAGAAAAATCCGGGGCGGCCTAGACCCTACGTCGATATGCCATCCGAGGCACTGTTTCCCTTTGGATACGGACTGGGTTATACGTCTTATGAATACGGCGACATTCGCGTAAACAAGCCGTCGATGACCGTGAAGGAACTGCAAGAAGGAGAAGCGTTCGAGCTAAGCGTAGAAGTGACGAATACCGGAGATAGGGCGGGAGCGGAGACCGTTCAACTTTACATCCAATCCCGGAAATCCGGCATAACCCGTCGTCTGTTGGAGCTCAAAGCTTTCGAGAAAGTTGTAATAGAAGCGGGAGCCGTCAGAACGGTTACGTTCCGTCTTGATCAAGAGCAGCTCTCGATCTGGAATCGCGACATGAAGTTCATGCTTGAGCCCTGCGAATTGACCGCATACGTAGGGACGGATTCCACATCGAAGAGCGGAATCGATATCCATGTTACCAAATAA
- a CDS encoding response regulator transcription factor produces MTSVLVVEDDSHLLEMISILLRHEGYRVRGAINGKEALAEMESSPADLVVLDVMMPVMDGWDLCRELRLMNSELPIIMITAKHETSQKVKGFGLGADDYLVKPFDPQELVVRIKAVMRRYRITAEKMVKLGGFKLDRLRGTVSDGNASWNLPLKEFELLYQLASYPGQIFMRDQIIEAVWGFDHEGDERTVDVHIKRLRERFADYTHHFRIVTVRGLGYRLEMENYD; encoded by the coding sequence ATGACAAGCGTACTCGTAGTTGAAGATGATTCGCATTTGCTGGAAATGATTTCAATCCTATTAAGACACGAAGGATATCGCGTACGTGGCGCGATAAACGGCAAAGAGGCGCTTGCGGAAATGGAAAGCTCGCCTGCGGATTTGGTCGTGCTTGATGTCATGATGCCCGTAATGGACGGATGGGATTTATGTCGCGAGCTGCGGCTTATGAACTCCGAATTACCGATTATCATGATCACGGCCAAGCATGAAACGAGTCAGAAGGTGAAGGGATTCGGCTTAGGCGCCGACGATTATCTGGTTAAACCTTTCGATCCGCAGGAGCTGGTGGTCCGAATTAAAGCAGTGATGCGCCGATACCGGATTACGGCCGAGAAGATGGTGAAATTAGGCGGTTTTAAGCTGGACCGGCTTCGGGGAACCGTATCGGACGGCAACGCGAGTTGGAATTTGCCGCTTAAGGAATTCGAGTTGTTATATCAGCTTGCAAGCTATCCCGGCCAAATCTTTATGCGAGATCAGATCATCGAAGCGGTATGGGGATTCGACCACGAAGGGGACGAGAGGACGGTCGATGTTCATATCAAGCGGCTGCGTGAGCGGTTTGCCGACTATACCCATCATTTTCGAATTGTAACGGTTCGCGGTCTCGGATACCGGTTAGAGATGGAAAACTATGATTAA
- a CDS encoding sensor histidine kinase, protein MIKSLYLKIVLLFFVAVAIGLGSAIPITVYLFKDQITQSIHHDYSVRNGLISEVFSRLEPNERGRFLKHLSDEQKISLWVYDRNGLRYAYGSTSKPNLSDEDIGRVQDGAEVVRRTSVLPLPTSLHMGFPLQTADEQMALVIHPEGSQISLLFMILGVLILVTIVIANTKFILFTSVVVKPLKALTAATRKIAKGDFSIALQTKSKDELGVLSEQFQQMADELNQVERMRQEFVSNVSHELQTPLASISGFVSILQTNGLDEAEQRRCLNIIRHESMRLSRLSENMLRLTTMDSNPHPFHPSLVRLDRQLRGIVVAMEPQWAAKRLNIHLELPKTAIHADEDLLSQVWLNIFGNCIKFTPEDGDISIELQSGNGEIGVVVRDTGIGIAVDDRKRIFERFYKADKSRNREAGGSGLGLAIVKRVVELHGGRVEIDSTAGKGTEVSVYLPAM, encoded by the coding sequence ATGATTAAGAGCTTATACTTAAAAATCGTATTGCTCTTTTTCGTCGCGGTGGCGATAGGTCTCGGAAGTGCCATTCCGATTACCGTTTATTTGTTTAAAGATCAAATCACGCAATCCATACATCACGATTACTCGGTGCGTAACGGGTTAATATCGGAAGTTTTTTCCCGATTGGAGCCGAACGAACGCGGCCGCTTTCTTAAACATTTGTCCGACGAGCAGAAGATATCCTTATGGGTATACGATCGGAACGGATTGCGCTACGCATATGGCTCCACAAGCAAGCCCAACCTTTCCGACGAGGATATAGGCCGCGTACAGGACGGTGCCGAAGTCGTTAGGCGCACATCCGTTCTGCCCCTACCGACAAGCTTGCATATGGGTTTCCCTTTACAAACGGCCGACGAGCAGATGGCACTCGTGATCCATCCGGAAGGTTCTCAAATTTCTCTGCTGTTCATGATTTTGGGCGTATTGATTTTGGTCACGATTGTGATTGCCAATACCAAGTTCATTCTCTTTACAAGCGTAGTGGTGAAGCCCTTAAAAGCATTGACGGCCGCAACCAGAAAAATCGCCAAAGGAGACTTTAGCATCGCTCTTCAGACGAAAAGCAAAGATGAATTGGGCGTTTTGTCGGAGCAATTTCAGCAAATGGCCGACGAGCTGAACCAAGTCGAGAGGATGCGGCAGGAGTTCGTTTCCAACGTGTCCCACGAATTACAAACGCCTTTGGCGTCCATTTCGGGTTTTGTCTCCATCTTGCAAACAAACGGTCTCGATGAAGCCGAACAACGGCGCTGCCTGAACATCATTCGGCACGAAAGCATGCGGCTGTCACGGCTTAGCGAGAACATGCTCCGTTTGACCACGATGGATTCGAACCCTCATCCGTTCCATCCGTCGCTCGTTCGGCTTGACAGGCAGCTGCGGGGTATAGTCGTAGCCATGGAGCCGCAATGGGCAGCCAAACGCCTAAATATTCACCTCGAGCTGCCCAAAACGGCAATCCATGCGGACGAAGATCTGCTGAGCCAGGTATGGCTCAATATTTTCGGCAACTGCATTAAATTTACTCCGGAGGACGGCGATATCTCCATCGAGCTTCAATCCGGAAACGGCGAAATCGGAGTCGTCGTTCGGGATACGGGAATCGGAATTGCCGTTGATGACCGCAAGCGAATTTTCGAACGTTTCTATAAGGCCGATAAATCACGCAACCGCGAAGCGGGGGGAAGCGGGCTTGGACTCGCGATCGTAAAGCGCGTTGTCGAATTGCACGGAGGCCGGGTCGAGATAGACAGCACCGCAGGCAAAGGCACGGAGGTTTCCGTTTATCTGCCGGCCATGTAA